Proteins encoded by one window of Streptomyces sp. NBC_01477:
- the treS gene encoding maltose alpha-D-glucosyltransferase has protein sequence MIVNEPVPDTFEDTPAKDRDPDWFKRAVFYEVLVRSFQDSNGDGVGDLKGITAKLDYLQWLGVDCLWLPPFFASPLRDGGYDVADYTAVLPEFGDLADFVEFVDAAHQRGMRVIIDFVMNHTSDQHEWFQQSRSDPEGPYGDYYTWADDDKQFPDARVIFVDTETSNWTFDPVRKQYYWHRFFSHQPDLNYENPRVQEEILAALRFWLDLGIDGFRLDAVPYLYQQEGTNCENLPRTHDFLKKVRAEIDAQYPDTVLLAEANQWPEDVVDYFGDFRKGGDECHMAFHFPVMPRIFMAVRRESRYPVSEILAKTPAIPDTCQWGIFLRNHDELTLEMVTDEERDYMYAEYAKDPRMRANIGIRRRLAPLLDNDRNQIELFTALLLSLPGSPILYYGDEIGMGDNIWLGDRDAVRTPMQWTPDRNAGFSSSDPGRLYLPTIMDPVYGYQVTNVEAQMSSPSSLLHWTRRMIEIRKQNRAFGLGSYTELPSSNPAVLAFLREDGDDLVLCVNNFSRFAQPTELDLRRYAGRHPVELIGGVRFPAIGQLPYLLTLAGHGFYWFRLRRNPS, from the coding sequence TTGATCGTCAACGAACCCGTCCCTGACACCTTCGAGGACACCCCTGCCAAGGACCGTGATCCCGACTGGTTCAAACGGGCGGTGTTCTACGAAGTCCTCGTTCGCTCCTTCCAGGACAGCAACGGCGACGGTGTCGGCGACCTGAAAGGCATCACCGCCAAACTCGACTATCTGCAATGGCTGGGCGTCGACTGCCTCTGGCTGCCGCCGTTCTTCGCCTCACCCCTGCGCGACGGCGGCTACGACGTCGCCGACTACACCGCGGTCCTCCCCGAATTCGGCGACCTGGCCGACTTCGTGGAGTTCGTGGACGCCGCGCACCAGCGCGGCATGCGCGTGATCATCGACTTCGTCATGAACCACACGAGCGACCAGCACGAGTGGTTCCAGCAGTCCCGCAGCGACCCCGAAGGTCCCTACGGCGACTACTACACCTGGGCCGACGACGACAAGCAGTTCCCCGACGCCCGGGTCATCTTCGTCGACACCGAGACGTCGAACTGGACCTTCGACCCGGTGCGCAAGCAGTACTACTGGCACCGCTTCTTCTCCCACCAGCCGGATCTCAACTACGAGAACCCGCGGGTGCAGGAGGAGATCCTGGCCGCGCTGCGCTTCTGGCTGGACCTCGGCATCGACGGCTTCCGGCTCGACGCGGTGCCCTACCTGTACCAGCAGGAGGGCACCAACTGCGAGAACCTGCCGCGTACGCACGACTTCCTGAAGAAGGTGCGCGCCGAGATCGACGCGCAGTACCCGGACACGGTGCTGCTGGCCGAGGCCAACCAGTGGCCCGAGGACGTCGTCGACTACTTCGGCGACTTCCGCAAGGGCGGCGACGAATGCCACATGGCCTTCCACTTCCCGGTCATGCCGCGCATCTTCATGGCGGTACGGCGCGAGTCCCGCTACCCGGTGTCGGAGATCCTGGCCAAGACCCCGGCCATCCCCGACACCTGCCAGTGGGGCATCTTCCTGCGGAACCATGACGAGCTGACCCTCGAAATGGTCACCGACGAGGAACGCGACTACATGTACGCGGAGTACGCCAAGGACCCGCGGATGCGGGCCAACATCGGCATCCGCCGCCGGCTCGCGCCACTGCTCGACAACGACCGCAACCAGATCGAGCTGTTCACCGCTCTGCTGCTGTCCCTGCCCGGCTCGCCCATTCTCTACTACGGCGACGAGATCGGCATGGGCGACAACATCTGGCTGGGCGACCGGGACGCCGTGCGCACCCCGATGCAGTGGACGCCCGACCGCAATGCCGGGTTCTCCTCCAGCGACCCCGGACGGCTCTACCTGCCGACCATCATGGACCCGGTCTACGGCTACCAGGTCACCAATGTCGAGGCGCAGATGAGCTCACCCAGCTCGCTGCTGCACTGGACCCGGCGGATGATCGAGATCCGCAAGCAGAACCGCGCGTTCGGCCTGGGCTCGTACACCGAGCTGCCGTCCAGCAACCCGGCCGTGCTGGCCTTCCTCCGGGAGGACGGCGACGACCTGGTGCTCTGTGTGAACAACTTCTCCAGGTTCGCCCAGCCCACCGAGCTGGACCTGCGCCGCTACGCGGGCCGGCACCCGGTGGAGCTGATCGGCGGGGTGCGCTTCCCGGCGATCGGCCAACTGCCGTATCTGCTGACGCTGGCGGGGCACGGCTTCTACTGGTTCCGGCTGCGCCGCAACCCGTCATGA
- a CDS encoding maltokinase N-terminal cap-like domain-containing protein, with protein MSDSSWTRVPRVPSAPSATPTTSTSAPAGAASSAAPAPSAPPPLAERDAAPGLLRSLEPLLRGWLPRQRWFAGKGLPISGFRLASATELMPPGGRLGPLGLVHVLVDVEQPGRPADCYQLLLGAHPLLPSALVRTALGPAVGGPYDGLTLYDAPHDPRLAALLLERLQLPGRTGRLRFTTEPHADFPPGLTPRVSTAEQSNTSVVYGDAYILKLFRRVSPGTNPDLELSLALARAGSRRVAEPVAWFESLEPGPGPAAEEPTTLGVLQRFLPGSSDGWALALASVAEDGDFRAEAAALGRATAEVHASLAAALPARALGGEALERIASGMARRLDETAAEVPAIRPYADALRAAFDDLAKLGAVTLPGHAVTAQRIHGDLHLGQALRGPGGEWVLIDFEGEPARPLAERRMPAPPVQDVAGMLRSFDYAAHHSGNGPWAARHRDAYCTGYAAVSGTDPREQPVLIRAFETDKAVYEARYEARHRPAWLPIPLSALARLATALPQ; from the coding sequence ATGTCGGACAGCTCCTGGACCCGTGTTCCCCGCGTGCCCTCAGCCCCTTCCGCCACCCCGACCACCTCCACCAGCGCACCGGCCGGCGCCGCCTCTTCCGCGGCTCCGGCACCGTCAGCGCCGCCGCCGCTCGCCGAGCGCGACGCGGCGCCCGGACTGCTGCGCTCGCTCGAACCGCTGCTGCGCGGCTGGCTGCCCCGGCAGCGCTGGTTCGCCGGCAAAGGCCTGCCGATCAGCGGCTTCCGACTGGCCTCGGCCACCGAGCTGATGCCGCCCGGCGGCCGGCTCGGACCGCTGGGGCTGGTGCACGTGCTGGTCGACGTCGAACAGCCGGGGCGGCCCGCCGACTGCTACCAACTGCTGCTCGGCGCGCATCCGCTGCTGCCGTCCGCGCTGGTGCGCACCGCGCTCGGCCCGGCCGTCGGCGGCCCCTACGACGGCCTGACGCTCTACGACGCCCCGCACGACCCCCGGCTGGCCGCGCTGCTGCTGGAACGCCTCCAGCTGCCGGGCCGCACCGGGCGGCTGCGCTTCACCACCGAGCCGCACGCGGACTTCCCGCCGGGGCTGACCCCGCGGGTGTCCACCGCCGAGCAGTCCAACACCTCCGTGGTCTACGGCGACGCCTACATCCTCAAGCTCTTCCGCCGCGTCTCCCCCGGCACCAACCCCGACCTGGAGCTGTCGCTCGCCCTGGCCAGGGCGGGGTCGCGGCGGGTCGCGGAGCCGGTGGCGTGGTTCGAGTCGCTGGAGCCGGGCCCCGGGCCCGCCGCGGAGGAGCCCACCACGCTCGGCGTGCTCCAGCGCTTCCTGCCCGGCTCGTCCGACGGCTGGGCGCTGGCCCTGGCCTCGGTCGCCGAGGACGGCGACTTCCGCGCGGAGGCCGCGGCACTGGGCCGCGCCACCGCCGAGGTGCACGCGTCGCTCGCCGCCGCGCTGCCGGCACGGGCGCTGGGCGGGGAGGCGCTGGAACGTATCGCCTCAGGCATGGCACGGCGTCTCGACGAGACCGCCGCCGAGGTGCCCGCGATACGCCCCTACGCCGACGCGCTGCGGGCCGCGTTCGACGACCTGGCCAAACTCGGCGCCGTCACGCTCCCGGGCCACGCGGTCACCGCCCAGCGCATCCACGGCGACCTCCACCTCGGCCAGGCGCTGCGCGGACCCGGCGGGGAGTGGGTGCTGATCGACTTCGAGGGCGAGCCGGCCCGCCCGCTGGCCGAACGCCGCATGCCGGCGCCGCCGGTGCAGGATGTGGCCGGCATGCTGCGGTCCTTCGACTACGCCGCCCACCACAGCGGGAACGGCCCGTGGGCGGCCAGGCACCGGGACGCCTACTGCACGGGCTACGCTGCCGTCTCGGGCACCGATCCGCGCGAACAGCCCGTGCTGATACGGGCCTTCGAAACGGACAAGGCCGTCTACGAGGCCCGTTACGAGGCGCGCCACCGGCCCGCCTGGCTCCCGATCCCGCTGTCCGCGCTGGCCCGGCTGGCCACCGCCCTGCCGCAATGA